A stretch of DNA from Carya illinoinensis cultivar Pawnee chromosome 12, C.illinoinensisPawnee_v1, whole genome shotgun sequence:
TCTAATGCAAGTAGCTGTATTCTTTGTTGTCTCTTTAATAGAAGGGTCTTTGTGTTTCTACAACCTGACGCCCCAtatgaagggaaagaaaaccAATGCAATTATTGATGCTGTCTACTTCTGCATTGTAACAATGGCCACAGTTGGATATGGAGACCTTATCCCTGATAGCATCCTCACAAAGCTACTGGCCTGTGCTCTTTCTTTCACAGGAGTGGCAATGGTTGGATTACTCCTGAGCAATGCAACAGACACTTTGGTTAAAAAGCATGAAGATTTGCTAGTAAAAGCTTTGGATATATACCAAAATGGTGGTCCAACTGAAAGTATTAAAGATGAGGTTGAGACCATTAATATTAGAGGAAGATACAAGTGTTTATTGGTATTAATGCTTCTTTTGGTGCTCATAATCACAGGGACAACCTTCCTAGCTACTGTTGAGAAGTTGGACCTAATTGATGCATTTTACTGTGTTAGCATTACCATCACAACTTTGGGATACGGAGATGAGAGCTTCAAAACCAAAGGAGGGCGTGTTTTTGCAGTGTTTTGGATACTGGCAAGTACTATTACTTTGGCTCAGTTTTTTGCCTGCATTGCTGACCTAAACATAGGGAACAGACATAGGGAACTGGTCAAGCGGGTTCTTAGTAATTGGAAGATgacagatgatgatgatgatgaactgGAGGCAATACCAGATGATCTTGATCATAATGATAGTGGTGTAAGGTAAGTTGAATGCTTAAGTTTTACTTCtctcttaattttattgttgcaAACACCATCACCATGCATGTATGATTAATCTGAAACTCATCATAATTAGGAATTAAATCGGCAAATTTTCTTGTAATCTTGTTTTTACATGATTTATACAACTTAATCTTCTTACTCTTTCTATTTTCTGATCCACAGGGCTGCTGAGATCATCCTATATAAACTTCAAGAAATGGGCAAGATAACCAAAGATGATATTTCTCTTGTAAGAACGATAAGGAAGGAATTCGAACACCTTGACATTGATTGTTAACAGATCAATCAAAGAATCTTAATTGATCAGGACTACTTTCTTCTACGTAGACAAGTGACTTTACCAATTCATGTGAGGTGGCAGTACTGATGTAACTGATCGACTCGTCCCTTGTCATCAAGCGAGAGAAGAGAAGAATGTTGGCATTGCAATAGCTTCTTGTATTggtagaaaaatgatttatactaAACATGGATTgtgtctctgtttttttttttagggtccACATAAAAAATTAGAGTTTATTTAGTGGACCCTACTTTTTTCAAGAAGAGTATATAAAACTTACACACCATAAGATTAcatctagcattactcatatttgtaattaagacttcatattttttttatctacgGTTGTAATAACTTCTCAATTGGTCAAGTTTCAATAAAAACGTGTTCTTCATGTTTCTAACacgttaaattaaaaataaaataaaagtttaaacttCTAGTGCACATGTTATCTCTAGaaaggaaatgatatttacagttatatagtgtataagtattatatattttttaaaaataataaatacgagatttatataaaataaattaaatttttaacataaaatactgattgaaaaatagaaagattaaaatgaaaaagaagaagaaaacaacgGGCCAAGAGAATCGGCCCACTCGTTTAAGGTCTCGGCCCATCCCATCTTACGATCTCTCGCCTTCATCCTAGTCTCAAGTGGACGCTTATAAATACAAGTTGAAATGTGGGAAGTGACTGAAAATGTTAGATCTTCTGGGGAATTCCTCGAGAGTTTGCTACTCAAATTTCTCTTACACTTCGAATTGCTTGGAAAACGAAACCCAATACTTCTTTCCACTGGTAAGcctgcatctctctctctctctgtggttaAATCTTGCTGGAAGCCCATTTAGGTTACTTTCTATGGAAACCTCTTTTAAAAACCTCAGTTTGACTCCAATATGTGTATGTCCCTTCATTTCACTTCCTCTTCTCTTCAGTTGGTTTGTTTTTTCCCCATGCATGAGTAGAGGGTGTTATGTTGGCTAAATTGTGAGCGATTCTATCTGGAATTCAACTCTCCTGGATGTATACAAATTAAATGTTACTGTAGAATTTTTTATGCCGATTGTGTACTGTGAGAATCTTGCTGATCCAATCGCGTGAAGCATACTGTAAAGAATCTTGCTGATCCAATCAAGTGAAGCATTTGGGCTCACAGCCAGTTAGTTAATTCGATTATTTTATAGATCTTTGATTTTGTGAATGACAACAGAAACTCACAATTGAAGCCATGATTAGAGTTGTTCTGCTGGAGAGAATTCATGTTTCCTCAAGCCCATATTCTTAAATGTATAAACTTGGATTTGTTAAGTCAATGATTTCTGCTTGAATCGAATCGGCAATCGAGG
This window harbors:
- the LOC122290070 gene encoding two-pore potassium channel 1-like — encoded protein: MAGNDAKVKGSMLSGLVIPTSQINMTDARKRSRRLYQRSKSAKTGRGDSSTTSSAKSPILEKLDPTLMQVAVFFVVSLIEGSLCFYNLTPHMKGKKTNAIIDAVYFCIVTMATVGYGDLIPDSILTKLLACALSFTGVAMVGLLLSNATDTLVKKHEDLLVKALDIYQNGGPTESIKDEVETINIRGRYKCLLVLMLLLVLIITGTTFLATVEKLDLIDAFYCVSITITTLGYGDESFKTKGGRVFAVFWILASTITLAQFFACIADLNIGNRHRELVKRVLSNWKMTDDDDDELEAIPDDLDHNDSGVRAAEIILYKLQEMGKITKDDISLVRTIRKEFEHLDIDC